The Bradyrhizobium sp. CCBAU 051011 DNA segment CATCCGAATTTTTGCTGGATGTCTGGGACGAAGAAAGTCCAACCGTACTGGTAATTGGCGATCATCACCATCGCCAAGACGCCGATGGCCAATTGCGTCCAGCGATAGGCATCGCTGACTCGAGCCGCCTCGACGGAGGCTGCTCCGTGCACTGTATCCGTCATCTTCCCTCCATAGGCTGTTCTATCAATTACCCGACAGCTCCGAGGGCGGACATTGGTATATGTTATGCCAGTAGACAAGAGAAATCTTGCCAGATTGTCGCATTTCCTGTGGCCCGTGCAACAGGCGTCATCAAAGCAGCGGTGATCAAGCCGCGCGCTAAGGGGCTGAAACAAAAAGAAATTGTTCGATGAGCTCTGGTCGCGTCGCTGCATTGCCAGAGCTTGCACGATCTTGAGCCTGATATCCCAGCGTCAAAAAAGTTGATGGCCGGGACAGTGCGCCCCGGCCATCAACATCCGTTTGAGGTGCTTTAAAGCGCCTGACTACTTGAGGCGGTCGTGCCGCGCAGGCGCGTGTAGCCCTGCTGGATCACCGACCAGAACAGCGCGATCAATCCGAGGATCATGATCGAACTGACCAGCGTGTTGGAGAAGAAGATGCCGAGCGAGCCCTGGGATCCCAGCAGTGACTGCCGGAAGGCCTCTTCCGCCTTGTCACCGAGCACGATGGCCAGCACCAGCGGTGCGAGGGGATAATTGCACTTCTTCAAGAGATAACCGATCACGCCGAACACCAGCATCAGCACCACGTCGAACGTGGAGCTGTGGACCGAGTAGGCGCCGATCGCGCACAGCACCAGGATGAGCGGCGCGATGATGCTGAAGGGGACGCGCAGGATGGCCGCGAAGACAGGCACGCAGGTCAACACGACGATCAGGCCGACGAGATTGCCGAGATACATCGAGGCGATCAGACCCCAGACGAATTCCTTCTGCTCGACAAACAGCATCGGCCCGGGCTGCAGGCCCCAGATCAGGAGGCCGCCCAGCAACACCGCAGCCGTCGGAGAACCCGGCACGCCGAGCGAAAGCATCGGCAACAGAGCCGCGGTGCCTGCAGCGTGCGCTGCGGTCTCCGGCGCGACCACGCCTTCGATTTCTCCCTTGCCGAAATTGTTGCCCTTCTTGGCCATGCGCTTTGCGATGCCGTAGCTCATGAAGGATGCGGGCGTTGCGCCGGCCGGCGTGATGCCCATCCAGCAACCGATCAGGCAGGAGCGCAGCGAGGTGATCCAGTAGGCCGGCAGCTCTTTCCAGGTCTGCAGCACCACCCGCAGATTGATCTTGGCGGTGCCGCCGCGGAAGGCGAGCCCTTCCTCCATCGTCAGCAGGATCTCGCCGATGCCGAACAGCCCGATGACGGCGATGAGGAAGTCGAAGCCGTTAAGCAGATGGGTGACGCCGAACGTCAGCCGCAACTGCCCGGTGATGGAATCGAGACCGACGGCGGCAAGCGCAAATCCGATCATCATGGCCGCAATGGTCTTGAACGGCGGCTCCTTGCTGAGCCCGACAAAGCTGCAGAACGCCAGAAAATAGACCGCGAATTTCTCGGCAGGCCCGAATTGCAGGGCAAAGCTGGCAACCAGCGGCGCGACCAGCGTGATCATGACAACGGCGAACAGGGCGCCCACGAACGATGAGGTGAAGGCCGCCGTCAGCGCTTCGCCGGCCTTGCCTTTCTGCGCCATCGGATAGCCGTCGAACGTCGTCGCGACCGACCATGGCTCACCAGGTATGTTGAACAGAATTGAGGTGATCGCGCCGCCAAACAACGCGCCCCAATAGATACATGAGAGCATGATGATGGCTGACGTCGGCGACATGCTGAAAGTCAGCGGCAACAGGATCGCCACGCCATTGGCGCCGCCCAATCCGGGAAGAACGCCGATCAGGACGCCGAGCACGATGCCGACGACCATCACCATGATATTGAAAGGCTGCAGCGCTACTGCAAAGCCGTGAAAAAGATTGACGAGTTCTTCCATCCCCGTGATCCCTGCCGGTGCGAGTAATTACAGACCAAGCCACTCTTCAACCGGCCCCTTGGGAAGCGGGACCATGAACCAGCGCTCGAAAATGAAGTAAGTGATGATTGGCATGCCGAGCGAGACCGCCAGCACGGTCAGCCAGGGGTATTTGCCCAGCCATCGCATGAACCATGCGATGAAGATGATCGAGGCGAGGTACAGCCCGGTGAACGGCATGGACCCGACATAGATCGCTGTAGGGATGACCACGCTCAGGACCTGGCGAAGCTGTCCCCATTCGGCGAACAGCCCGTCATTGTCGTCGCGCAGTCCGTTCCACAGATTTATCGCGCTCGAAGCGACGATGAAGATTCCGATGTAGAACGGAAAGAACCCGGCGCGCGGGCCTTCCGCACCCCAGTTGATGCCTGCCTTCAGGCTGCCGGCGATAACGATCACGCCGAAGAGGGCGATCAACAGCGTGATTCCTGCCTCCACCAATTTGTGGGTGGGGCCGGTGTTGCTTGAGCTGCCTGTGGTCATCAAAACTCCATGCGAAACCGGGCCTGTGGCCTAAAGGCCCGGCGTCGGGGTTACGATCCGTCGTGGGTCAATCGTTCGTCAGTTTCCTGCGGCCGCGAGGAAGCCGGCGTCCTTCATCAGCGCCTCGTGACGTTTCTCTTCGACTTCGACCCACTTGGCGTAATCGGCCCCGGTCAGGAAGGTCGTGTTGAACGCGCCACTCTTCATGAAGTCCTGCCACTCTGGCGTGGCGCGAATCTTCTTGAACAGCTCGACGTAATATTCGATCTGATCCTTGGTCGCCCTGGGCGACATGAAGATGCCGCGCAGCATCAGGTATTCCATGTCGAGGCCCTGCGACTTGCAGGTCGGAATATCCTTCCAGCTCTTGCCGTCCGCGACCTGCTCGTCATAGGCCATCGGCTGTTTGTCGAAT contains these protein-coding regions:
- a CDS encoding tripartite tricarboxylate transporter permease codes for the protein MEELVNLFHGFAVALQPFNIMVMVVGIVLGVLIGVLPGLGGANGVAILLPLTFSMSPTSAIIMLSCIYWGALFGGAITSILFNIPGEPWSVATTFDGYPMAQKGKAGEALTAAFTSSFVGALFAVVMITLVAPLVASFALQFGPAEKFAVYFLAFCSFVGLSKEPPFKTIAAMMIGFALAAVGLDSITGQLRLTFGVTHLLNGFDFLIAVIGLFGIGEILLTMEEGLAFRGGTAKINLRVVLQTWKELPAYWITSLRSCLIGCWMGITPAGATPASFMSYGIAKRMAKKGNNFGKGEIEGVVAPETAAHAAGTAALLPMLSLGVPGSPTAAVLLGGLLIWGLQPGPMLFVEQKEFVWGLIASMYLGNLVGLIVVLTCVPVFAAILRVPFSIIAPLILVLCAIGAYSVHSSTFDVVLMLVFGVIGYLLKKCNYPLAPLVLAIVLGDKAEEAFRQSLLGSQGSLGIFFSNTLVSSIMILGLIALFWSVIQQGYTRLRGTTASSSQAL
- a CDS encoding tripartite tricarboxylate transporter TctB family protein, giving the protein MTTGSSSNTGPTHKLVEAGITLLIALFGVIVIAGSLKAGINWGAEGPRAGFFPFYIGIFIVASSAINLWNGLRDDNDGLFAEWGQLRQVLSVVIPTAIYVGSMPFTGLYLASIIFIAWFMRWLGKYPWLTVLAVSLGMPIITYFIFERWFMVPLPKGPVEEWLGL